The Bdellovibrionales bacterium sequence TTGATGTTAAGCCACCACCCTACCCAGAGTCGCCCCAAACCGCAAGGGCTTTTGTTCTTTTTTTGTTCTTGTTTTTTGATCAAAGTTGGGTCATATATCGCGCTATGAACCAATCCATCCATGTGCGCGGGGCGCGTGAGCATAATTTAAAGAATATCGACGTGGTGATTCCGCGCGATAAGCTGGTGGTCATCACGGGCCTGAGCGGCTCGGGCAAGTCCTCGCTGGCGTTTGACACCATCTATGCCGAAGGGCAGCGGCGCTATGTCGAAAGCCTGTCGGCCTATGCGCGGCAGTTTTTGGAAGTGATGCAAAAGCCGGACGTGGATGGCATCGACGGCCTATCCCCCGCCATTTCTATCGAGCAAAAGACGACCTCGCGCAACCCGCGCTCGACCGTCGGGACGGTCACGGAAATCTATGACTATATGCGCCTTCTCTTTGCGCGGATTGGCGTGCCCTATTCCCCCGCGACGGGACTGCCCATCGAAAGCCAGACCGTCTCGCAGATGGTGGATCGCATAGCGGCGATGGAGGAAGGCACGAAACTTCTGCTTCTTGCCCCCATCGTAAGGAGCCGCAAAGGCGAATACCGCAAGGAGCTTGCCGACCTGCAAAAACAGGGCTTCCAGCGCGTCAAGATCGACGGCACGGTTTATGATATTGAGGACGCGCCCGCGCTGAATAAAAAAATCAAGCACGATATCGCCGTGGTGGTGGATCGCCTTGTCGTGCGCACGGCCATGGATCACCGCCTTGCCGACTCCATCGAAACCTGCCTGAAGCTGGCGGATGGATTGATGTTTGCCGAGAACGCGACAACGAAAGAAATCACCCTTTTCTCCGCTAAGTTCGCGTGCCCCGTCAGCGGCTTTACAATTGATGAAATTGAACCCCGCCTGTTTTCCTTTAACAACCCGCATGGCGCGTGCCCTGCCTGCGACGGGCTGGGGCAAAAACTCTCGTTCGATCCCGCGCTTGTCGTACCCGACGAAAGCCTATCGCTGAACGAAGGTGCGCTTGCCCCGTGGAAGACAACCTTTGCCGCGTTTTATCAACAAACGCTGCGCTCTATGGCCAAGCATTACAAAGAGAGCATGGAAACGCCGTGGCGCAAGCTGTCACCCGCATTTCGTGAGGCAATCCTGCATGGCAGCGGCGATGTTTCCATCAAAATCGCCTATGAGGACGGAACGCGCAGCTTTAAAACCACCAAGCCGTTTGAAGGTGTAATCCCCAATCTGGCGCGGCGCTGGCGCGAAACGGATAGCAGCTGGATCCGTGAGGAAATCGGCAAGTATCAGGCCTCTACACCTTGCGACGCTTGCGGTGGGCAACGCCTGAAGCCCGAAGCCTTGGCCGTAAAAATCGGTGGCCTGAATATCAGCGAGGTGGCGGCGTTCTCGATTGCCGATGCCGCGACGTGGTTTTCCAAACTGGACAAAAAGCTGACGAAAAAGCAGCGCGACATTGCCTCACGCATCCTTAAGGAAATCAATGAACGCTTAGGCTTTCTTAACAACGTCGGCCTTTCCTATCTGTCTATGTCCCGCGCCAGTGGTACGCTATCGGGCGGCGAGAGCCAGCGCATCCGCCTTGCCTCGCAAATCGGCTCTGGCCTTACGGGCGTTTTGTATGTTCTGGATGAGCCGTCCATCGGTCTGCATCAACGCGATAATGATCGCCTGCTGGAAACACTGAAACGCCTGCGCGATCTGGGCAACACCGTTCTGGTTGTCGAGCATGATGAGGACGCGATCCGCAGCGCCGACTACCTGATCGATATGGGCGTGGGGGCTGGCGTGCATGGCGGCAGCGTCGTGGCGGCGGGAACACCCGCGCAAGTCCTAAAGTGTAAGGACAGCCTGACCGCGCAATACCTGACGGGCAAGAAAAGCATCCCCGTTCCGGCGCAACGCCGCAAGGGACGCAAGGGAGAATGGCTAGAGCTTTTTGGCGCACGCGAAAACAACCTGAAGAACCTGCATGCGCGTTTTCCTTTGGGCGTTTTGACCTGCGTCACGGGCGTATCGGGCAGTGGCAAATCCACGTTGGTCAACGAAACGCTGTATAAGGCTCTGGCCAAAGCGCTGAACAATGCCCGCGATCCGGCGGGCAAGCATGACTCCCTGAAAGGCATTGAGTTTATCGACAAGATCGTGGACATCGACCAATCGCCGATTGGCCGCACGCCGCGATCCAACCCCGCGACCTATACCGGCGCGTTTACGCCCATCCGCGATTGGTTCGCCGCCCTGCCGGAATCCAAGGCGCGAGGCTACGCGGCGGGGCGCTTTTCCTTTAACGTCAAGGGCGGGCGGTGCGAGGCGTGCGAGGGCGACGGCGTCACAAAGATCGAGATGCACTTTCTGCCCGATGTTTACGTCACCTGCGACGTATGCAACGGCAAGCGCTATAACCGCGAGACGCTAGAGATTACCTATCGCGACAAATCAATCGCCAACGTTTTGGACATGACGGTGGAGGAAGGCGCGATTTTCTTTGCTGCCGTCCCTTCCATTCGCGACAAGCTGCAAACGCTGGAGCGCGTGGGCCTAAGCTATGTCAAAATTGGGCAAGCGGCCACCACCTTGTCGGGCGGCGAGGCGCAACGCGTCAAGCTTTCGAAAGAACTTTCGCGCCGCGCAACGGGCAAGACGCTGTACATTCTGGACGAACCCACCACGGGCCTGCACTTTGACGATGTGCGCAAGCTGATGGAGGTTCTGCACGCGCTGGTCGATCAAGGCAATTCCATCATCGTGATCGAACATAATTTGGAAGTCATCAAGACCGCCGATCATATCATCGACCTCGGCCCCGAAGGCGGCGATGGCGGCGGCAAGATTATCGCCACGGGCACGCCCGAAGAAATCGCGGCGAACAAAGCCAGCGTCACCGGCGCGTATTTGAAAGCGTGTTTGGGACCCTTCAGGCGATAAGGGGAGCATTAACCATCTTCTTGCGTTGACGAAGGAAGCCGCGAATTGATAGGCTCTCCGCGCGTTCAATGATTAAAAAAGGAAGCTTTTATGAAAACCGAAATTACTGAAACCATCCCCACAAACGCTGGCGAAAAAGAATTCGAAACACTCGACGCGCTAAGAACGCTCAACGATTCCATGCGCGTTCTGGGCCTTTGTTTTGAGAGAACGACACTGGCAAATTATTTTAGGCCTGTACAAAGTGCAGCGCGCACGGCTTTGACTCCGCTTCAAGTCGCCAAACTTAGCCTTGCTTTAGAGCGCTCCGACATTGTTGTCGATGGCAAGCTCAAAATCCTGCGCCCCGGATCGCGCAAGATCGGCGGCTTCTACAAGTCAGAAAGCGGGTGGATCCTCCGCCTTCCTCCAGAAGATATTAAAGAACTCGTCGAGCGCGAAGAGCTTCTTACCCAAAACGCCCAGATGGTCGCTCTAGCCTACGAAAAGGCGGAAACAGTCAACGCTGAAGCAGAGACTAAAAAAACAGAAAAAAACATTGAAAGCCTTATTTCGTTTTTTAACCGCGCAACCAACAGATTTTGGGAAAGCAAACCCCTTAACAATCAACAATTTTGCCTTAAAATGATGAAAGGTAGCAGCGCCCCTTTGGTAGGGATCAAAGGGCTTTGCGATGCCTTGGAACGCACTTGCTTCCGCATGGCTGGAAAAGAAATCAGCGGGGTGAGAACCCGTTTTGCCATTGGTCATGTTCAAACGTGTGAAAATGATCGCAACATTACGATTACGCTCGAAAAAACTGAGATCCGCCGCGCCCTTGACCGTAGAGAGAGGCTTGGAAAAACAATTCGGCAAATTATCAAAGATAAGAGCTTGGGTTAATTTTAAGAAAAAAAGGGGGTATAGCCAAAACAATTAAAGAGATGGCAAGTGGTAAAGAAAACAAACGGGACTCCCGCTTTCGCGGGAGTGACGGTGGTTTTTGTGGCCGCATTTCCCTTTAGCGTCATACCGGCGAAAGCCGGTATCCAGCGGCCTCGCATCTGCGAGGCATAAGAGTCAAATCAATCAAAGCAGCCCTTTTGTTTATACTTTTGAGTCATACGCGCCGCAGACGCGGCGCAACTGGATCCCGACTTTCGTCGGGATGACGGTGGTTTTTTGTGTCGTTTATGTTATTTTACTTTCGTTCTCATTAAAAGCCTCCCCTATTCCCCTTTTGCAAATCCCCGCTTTTTGATGCACAATGGAAAACCTCGGCTTTTTGTCTGAAAAGAAAAACCATCGTGACCGAACAAAAGACGCTCACCAAGACCGCCCTCTCCCGCCTTCAGGCCTTGGCCAAGGGCAACGGCCTTGCGCCCGAAGCCATTCGGCTTGTTGAATTCAAAGAGGAAACCTACACGCTGACGGGCGTTTTAAATATGACGCCCCATATCGATGTTCGCACCAATGCCTATAACGGGCGCAGCAAGCTTAAAGGCGTGCGGGTTCTTCCCTCCTTTGCCGCGCTTGACGAGGAAATCACCCAAAGCCAGCAGGCCTTTGAAAAAGAGGACGCTTGGGTCAAGGACGCCGTGGCCGAAATAAAGAAAACAAAAGGCTTTGGCTGGGGACAACACGACTCGCTTTTGACATGGAGCGATCCGACAACC is a genomic window containing:
- the uvrA gene encoding excinuclease ABC subunit UvrA; its protein translation is MNQSIHVRGAREHNLKNIDVVIPRDKLVVITGLSGSGKSSLAFDTIYAEGQRRYVESLSAYARQFLEVMQKPDVDGIDGLSPAISIEQKTTSRNPRSTVGTVTEIYDYMRLLFARIGVPYSPATGLPIESQTVSQMVDRIAAMEEGTKLLLLAPIVRSRKGEYRKELADLQKQGFQRVKIDGTVYDIEDAPALNKKIKHDIAVVVDRLVVRTAMDHRLADSIETCLKLADGLMFAENATTKEITLFSAKFACPVSGFTIDEIEPRLFSFNNPHGACPACDGLGQKLSFDPALVVPDESLSLNEGALAPWKTTFAAFYQQTLRSMAKHYKESMETPWRKLSPAFREAILHGSGDVSIKIAYEDGTRSFKTTKPFEGVIPNLARRWRETDSSWIREEIGKYQASTPCDACGGQRLKPEALAVKIGGLNISEVAAFSIADAATWFSKLDKKLTKKQRDIASRILKEINERLGFLNNVGLSYLSMSRASGTLSGGESQRIRLASQIGSGLTGVLYVLDEPSIGLHQRDNDRLLETLKRLRDLGNTVLVVEHDEDAIRSADYLIDMGVGAGVHGGSVVAAGTPAQVLKCKDSLTAQYLTGKKSIPVPAQRRKGRKGEWLELFGARENNLKNLHARFPLGVLTCVTGVSGSGKSTLVNETLYKALAKALNNARDPAGKHDSLKGIEFIDKIVDIDQSPIGRTPRSNPATYTGAFTPIRDWFAALPESKARGYAAGRFSFNVKGGRCEACEGDGVTKIEMHFLPDVYVTCDVCNGKRYNRETLEITYRDKSIANVLDMTVEEGAIFFAAVPSIRDKLQTLERVGLSYVKIGQAATTLSGGEAQRVKLSKELSRRATGKTLYILDEPTTGLHFDDVRKLMEVLHALVDQGNSIIVIEHNLEVIKTADHIIDLGPEGGDGGGKIIATGTPEEIAANKASVTGAYLKACLGPFRR